A section of the Phaseolus vulgaris cultivar G19833 chromosome 8, P. vulgaris v2.0, whole genome shotgun sequence genome encodes:
- the LOC137825326 gene encoding uncharacterized protein produces MLKYTSVETYSVLQASCLQHWFKNWQALRRNKLTASTFAAAIGFWRRQRVQLWLEKIGAIEPFSGNLATCWSNIKEEEALERYKLITGNTVLFPEFQVYDSHPEDSWLAASPDGVIDSLVHGLPSRGILEIKCPYFDGDISKAFPWSRIPIHYIPQAQGLMEILGRDWMDFYVWTPNGSSLFRLHRDAEYWDVMKIALYDFWWKHVHPARELYSSNVVRNPLFQLRTVRPTPRHELCRDIVYKSKHIVANSKLLMREIHGKLIN; encoded by the coding sequence ATGTTAAAATACACATCTGTTGAAACTTATTCAGTCCTTCAAGCTAGCTGCCTTCAACATTGGTTTAAAAACTGGCAAGCACTTAGGAGAAACAAATTGACAGCTAGCACTTTTGCTGCTGCTATTGGGTTTTGGCGTCGGCAAAGGGTCCAGCTGTGGTTAGAGAAGATTGGTGCTATTGAACCTTTCTCTGGAAATCTTGCCACCTGTTGGAGCAATATCAAAGAGGAGGAAGCACTTGAAAGATACAAACTGATAACTGGAAATACAGTGTTGTTTCCTGAATTTCAAGTCTATGATTCACACCCAGAAGACAGCTGGCTTGCTGCTTCACCAGATGGTGTAATTGACAGTCTAGTGCATGGATTGCCTTCTCGTGGAATACTGGAGATAAAGTGTCCATATTTCGATGGGGACATAAGTAAAGCTTTCCCTTGGTCTCGAATTCCAATTCATTATATCCCTCAAGCTCAGGGTTTAATGGAGATTCTAGGAAGGGATTGGATGGATTTTTATGTTTGGACTCCTAATGGTAGTAGTCTATTCAGGTTACATCGTGATGCAGAGTATTGGGATGTAATGAAAATAGCACTGTATGATTTCTGGTGGAAGCATGTCCATCCAGCCAGAGAGTTGTATAGTAGTAATGTTGTAAGAAATCCCCTTTTTCAATTAAGAACAGTGAGGCCAACTCCTAGACATGAATTATGTAGAGATATTGTTTATAAAAGCAAACACATTGTTGCTAATTCTAAGTTGTTGATGCGGGAGATACATGGGAAATTGATAAATTGA